Proteins co-encoded in one Streptomyces sp. JH34 genomic window:
- a CDS encoding branched-chain amino acid aminotransferase encodes MTTPTIELKPSSSPLSDAEREAILTSPGFGRHFTDHMVTIRWTEGRGWHDAQLVPYGPLSMDPANMTLHYAQEIFEGLKAYRQPDGTVATFRPEVNAVRFQRSAARLAMPALPVETFIEACDVLVQQDQAWVPAHGGEESLYLRPFMIAAEVGLGVRPANEYLFLVIASPAGAYFPGGVKPVSIWLSQDRVRAVPGGMGDAKTGGNYAASLLAQAEAASQGCDQVAYLDAVEHKWVEELGGMNLYFVYGQEDGGKRIVTPSLTGSLLAGVTRDSLLTVARDLGYTSEEGRVSIDQWRADTENGTLTEVFACGTAAVITPVGTVKSADGEWTQGDGTPGEVTLKLRERLLDIQRGIAEDTHGWMHRLG; translated from the coding sequence ATGACGACGCCCACGATCGAGCTCAAGCCCTCCTCCAGCCCGCTGTCCGACGCGGAGCGCGAGGCGATCCTGACCAGCCCCGGCTTCGGCCGCCACTTCACCGACCACATGGTGACCATCCGCTGGACCGAGGGCCGCGGCTGGCACGACGCCCAGCTCGTGCCCTACGGGCCGCTGTCGATGGACCCCGCGAACATGACGCTGCACTACGCGCAGGAGATCTTCGAGGGGCTCAAGGCGTACCGGCAGCCCGACGGCACGGTGGCCACCTTCCGTCCCGAGGTCAACGCCGTCCGCTTCCAGCGGTCCGCCGCCCGGCTCGCGATGCCGGCGCTGCCCGTCGAGACCTTCATCGAGGCGTGCGACGTCCTGGTCCAGCAGGACCAGGCCTGGGTCCCGGCCCACGGCGGCGAGGAGTCCCTCTACCTGCGTCCGTTCATGATCGCCGCCGAGGTGGGTCTCGGCGTCCGCCCGGCCAACGAGTACCTGTTCCTCGTCATCGCCTCCCCGGCCGGCGCCTACTTCCCCGGTGGGGTGAAGCCCGTCTCGATCTGGCTCTCCCAGGACCGGGTCCGCGCCGTCCCCGGCGGCATGGGCGACGCCAAGACCGGCGGCAACTACGCGGCCTCCCTCCTGGCCCAGGCCGAGGCCGCCTCACAGGGCTGCGACCAGGTCGCCTACCTCGACGCCGTCGAGCACAAGTGGGTCGAGGAGCTGGGCGGCATGAACCTGTACTTCGTGTACGGGCAGGAGGACGGCGGCAAGCGCATCGTCACGCCCTCCCTCACCGGCTCGCTGCTCGCCGGCGTCACCCGTGACTCCCTCCTCACCGTCGCACGCGACCTCGGTTACACCTCCGAGGAGGGCCGCGTCTCCATCGACCAGTGGCGCGCCGACACCGAGAACGGCACCCTCACCGAGGTCTTCGCCTGCGGCACCGCCGCCGTCATCACGCCCGTCGGCACCGTGAAGTCCGCGGACGGCGAGTGGACCCAGGGCGACGGCACGCCCGGCGAGGTCACGCTCAAGCTGCGTGAGCGCCTGCTGGACATCCAGCGCGGCATCGCCGAGGACACCCACGGCTGGATGCACCGGCTCGGCTAG
- a CDS encoding lectin: MIRTSRTARVLVATALATAGLAGLSSGTAQAAGEPVNIVLTTTDDSGGRHVTRGLQAQTPIAFGAGNGGSGTNITVDENTRYQTFTGGGASFTDTAAWLMKGSGALSQATRDATMKKLFSPTEGIGLSFVRNPMGGSDLARFGYTYDDMPAGQTDPDLANFSIAHDLQDVLPLTKQARQLNPALTTVASPWTAPAWMKDSGQLNGGWLKAENYGAYANYFVKYLQAWKDQGVPVDYVTAQNEPTCCSGYPSMSWNGSGLAYFTKSELLPKLRSAGLATKVLAHDWNWDSYDAYAAPTVDDAAVRDHPNFGGVAWHGYGGDVAKQTAVHDRYPQLDAFQTEHSGGTWIADQQREDMLNIIDYTRNWAKSVTKWSLAVDQNRGPHNGGCGTCDGLVTVHDGDSRHGQVDYTIEYYTMGHLTKYVRPGATRVASTASSTVPNVAWRNPDGSKALIAYNGAASSQQVTVNWGGQRFTYSLPGRTSATFTWSGTQSGSSGSTGALVGSGGKCLDATGGSGSDGTPVQIWDCTGAANQRWTVSGDGSVKVLGACLDVTSGSTADGAKVQLYTCNGSGAQRWTYDSSTGDVVNTAADKCLDVTDRSTADGARVQIWTCTGAANQKWQLR, translated from the coding sequence ATGATTCGGACAAGCAGAACGGCGAGAGTCCTCGTCGCGACGGCGCTCGCGACCGCGGGACTGGCCGGGCTCTCCTCCGGCACCGCGCAAGCCGCCGGTGAGCCCGTGAACATCGTGCTGACCACCACGGACGACTCCGGCGGCCGTCATGTCACCCGTGGCCTCCAGGCCCAGACACCGATCGCCTTCGGGGCCGGCAACGGCGGTTCCGGCACGAACATCACCGTCGACGAGAACACCCGCTACCAGACCTTCACCGGCGGCGGCGCCTCGTTCACGGACACCGCGGCCTGGCTGATGAAGGGCAGCGGAGCGCTGAGCCAGGCGACCCGCGACGCGACGATGAAGAAGCTCTTCTCGCCGACGGAGGGCATCGGGCTGTCCTTCGTACGCAATCCGATGGGCGGGTCGGACCTCGCGCGCTTCGGTTACACCTACGACGACATGCCGGCCGGGCAGACGGATCCGGATCTCGCCAACTTCTCGATCGCACACGATCTGCAGGACGTCCTGCCGCTCACGAAGCAGGCCCGACAGCTCAATCCGGCCCTGACGACGGTCGCCTCCCCGTGGACGGCGCCGGCCTGGATGAAGGACAGCGGGCAGCTGAACGGCGGCTGGCTGAAGGCCGAGAACTACGGCGCCTACGCGAACTACTTCGTGAAGTACCTCCAGGCGTGGAAGGACCAGGGCGTCCCGGTCGACTACGTCACCGCGCAGAACGAACCCACCTGCTGCTCCGGCTACCCGTCGATGAGCTGGAACGGCTCCGGCCTCGCCTACTTCACCAAGAGCGAACTGCTGCCGAAGCTCCGGTCGGCGGGCCTGGCCACCAAGGTGCTGGCGCACGACTGGAACTGGGACAGCTACGACGCCTACGCCGCCCCCACCGTCGACGACGCGGCCGTACGCGACCACCCGAACTTCGGCGGGGTCGCCTGGCACGGCTACGGCGGCGACGTCGCGAAGCAGACGGCGGTCCACGACCGGTACCCGCAGCTGGACGCCTTCCAGACCGAGCACTCGGGCGGCACGTGGATCGCCGACCAGCAGCGCGAGGACATGCTGAACATCATCGACTACACCCGCAACTGGGCGAAGTCGGTGACCAAGTGGTCGCTCGCCGTCGACCAGAACCGCGGTCCCCACAACGGCGGTTGCGGCACCTGCGACGGGCTGGTCACCGTGCACGACGGGGACAGCAGGCACGGCCAGGTCGACTACACGATCGAGTACTACACGATGGGTCACCTGACGAAGTACGTCAGGCCGGGCGCCACCCGCGTCGCCTCCACCGCGAGCTCCACCGTGCCCAACGTGGCCTGGCGCAACCCCGACGGTTCGAAGGCCCTCATCGCCTACAACGGGGCGGCCTCGTCCCAGCAGGTCACCGTCAACTGGGGCGGGCAGAGGTTCACCTACTCGCTGCCGGGCCGCACCTCGGCGACGTTCACCTGGTCGGGCACCCAGTCCGGCTCCTCGGGCAGTACCGGCGCCCTCGTGGGATCCGGCGGCAAGTGCCTCGACGCCACGGGCGGCAGCGGCTCCGACGGCACCCCGGTACAGATCTGGGACTGCACCGGCGCGGCCAACCAGAGGTGGACGGTCTCCGGCGACGGCTCCGTCAAGGTGCTCGGTGCCTGCCTGGACGTGACATCGGGTTCGACGGCGGACGGAGCAAAGGTCCAGCTGTACACCTGCAACGGCTCGGGCGCACAACGCTGGACGTACGACTCTTCGACGGGGGACGTCGTGAACACGGCCGCGGACAAGTGCCTGGACGTGACCGACCGGTCGACGGCCGACGGGGCCCGCGTCCAGATCTGGACCTGCACCGGTGCCGCCAACCAGAAGTGGCAGCTGCGGTAA
- the cimA gene encoding citramalate synthase → MTTKATAPDDTFHVFDTTLRDGAQREGINLTVADKLTIARHLDDFGVGFIEGGWPGANPRDTEFFARAQQEIDFEHAQLVAFGATRRAGGKASEDPQVQALLDSGAPVITLVAKSHDRHVELALRTTLDENLEMVRDTVAHLREQGRRVFVDCEHFFDGYRANPEYAKAVVRTAHEAGADVVILCDTNGGMLPAQVQAVVSTVLADTGARIGIHAQDDTGCAVANTLAAVDAGATHVQCTANGYGERVGNANLFPVVAALELKYGKTVLHEGALAEMTRVSHAIAEVVNLTPSTHQPYVGVSAFAHKAGLHASAIKVDPDLYQHIDPERVGNTMRMLVSDMAGRASIELKGKELGIDLGDDRALVGRVVARVKERELKGYTYEAADASFELLLRAEVEGRPRRYFRVESWRAIVENRPDGTHANEATVKLWAKGERIVATAEGNGPVNALDRALRVGLERIYPQLAKLELVDYKVRILEGRTGTESTTRVLITTGDGSGDWATVGVAENVIAASWQALEDAYTYGLLRAGVEPTD, encoded by the coding sequence ATGACCACCAAGGCCACGGCCCCCGACGACACCTTCCATGTGTTCGACACCACCCTGCGCGACGGTGCGCAGCGTGAAGGCATCAACCTGACGGTCGCGGACAAGCTGACCATTGCCCGGCATCTGGACGACTTCGGCGTGGGCTTCATCGAGGGCGGCTGGCCCGGCGCCAACCCCCGTGACACCGAGTTCTTCGCCCGTGCCCAGCAGGAGATCGACTTCGAGCACGCCCAGCTCGTCGCCTTCGGCGCCACCCGCAGGGCCGGCGGCAAGGCTTCCGAGGACCCGCAGGTCCAGGCGCTCCTGGACTCCGGGGCCCCGGTGATCACCCTGGTCGCCAAGTCGCACGACCGCCACGTCGAACTGGCCCTGCGCACCACCCTGGACGAGAACCTCGAGATGGTCCGCGACACCGTCGCCCACCTCCGGGAGCAGGGCCGCCGGGTCTTCGTCGACTGCGAGCACTTCTTCGACGGCTACCGCGCGAATCCGGAGTACGCCAAGGCGGTCGTGCGCACCGCCCACGAGGCCGGCGCCGACGTGGTCATCCTCTGCGACACCAACGGCGGGATGCTCCCCGCACAGGTGCAGGCCGTCGTCTCCACCGTCCTCGCCGACACCGGCGCCCGGATCGGCATCCACGCCCAGGACGACACGGGCTGCGCCGTCGCCAACACGCTTGCCGCCGTGGACGCGGGCGCCACCCATGTGCAGTGCACCGCCAACGGCTACGGCGAACGGGTCGGGAACGCGAACCTCTTCCCCGTCGTCGCCGCGCTGGAACTCAAGTACGGCAAGACGGTCCTGCACGAGGGCGCGCTCGCCGAGATGACCCGTGTCTCCCACGCCATCGCCGAGGTCGTCAACCTGACGCCGTCCACCCACCAGCCGTACGTCGGCGTCTCCGCCTTCGCCCACAAGGCCGGACTGCACGCCTCCGCGATCAAGGTCGACCCGGACCTCTACCAGCACATCGACCCGGAACGCGTGGGCAACACCATGCGGATGCTGGTGTCCGACATGGCCGGCCGCGCCTCCATCGAGCTCAAGGGCAAGGAGCTCGGCATCGACCTGGGTGACGACCGCGCGCTCGTCGGCCGGGTCGTCGCGCGGGTCAAGGAGCGCGAACTGAAGGGCTACACCTACGAGGCGGCCGACGCCTCCTTCGAACTGCTGCTGCGCGCCGAGGTCGAGGGCAGGCCCCGCCGCTACTTCCGCGTCGAGTCCTGGCGGGCCATCGTCGAGAACCGCCCCGACGGCACCCACGCCAACGAGGCGACCGTGAAGCTCTGGGCCAAGGGCGAGCGGATCGTCGCCACCGCCGAGGGCAACGGACCGGTCAACGCCCTGGACCGGGCCCTGCGCGTCGGTCTGGAGCGGATCTACCCGCAGCTCGCGAAGCTGGAGCTGGTCGACTACAAGGTCCGCATCCTGGAAGGCCGCACCGGTACCGAATCCACCACCCGGGTGCTGATCACCACGGGCGACGGATCCGGTGACTGGGCGACGGTCGGTGTGGCCGAGAACGTCATCGCCGCGTCCTGGCAGGCACTGGAGGACGCGTACACCTACGGCCTGCTGCGGGCCGGAGTCGAGCCCACCGACTGA
- a CDS encoding 3-isopropylmalate dehydrogenase, with the protein MSRSIDLAVIPGDGIGQEVVTQGLKVLNAVLPQDVKLETKEYDLGAQRWHRTGETLPDAELEALKGHDAILLGAIGDPSVPSGVLERGLLLKLRFAFDHFINLRPSKLFPNTATPLAGRPEIDFVVVREGTEGPYTGNGGSLRTGTEHEVATEVSVNTAYGVERVVRDAFARAAARPRKKLTLVHKNNVLVYAGHLWKNTFDKVAAEYPEVTTDYLHVDAATIFFVTQPERFDVIVTDNLFGDILTDLAAAVTGGIGLAASGNINPTGAFPSMFEPVHGTAPDIAGQGKADPTATILSVALLLRHLGYEAEAVRIEEAVSADLAERDGKQARTTDEIGDALAVRVAS; encoded by the coding sequence ATGTCTCGCAGCATCGATCTCGCAGTGATCCCCGGCGACGGTATCGGCCAGGAGGTCGTCACCCAGGGCCTCAAGGTTCTCAACGCTGTTCTCCCGCAGGATGTGAAGCTGGAGACCAAGGAGTACGACCTCGGAGCCCAGCGATGGCACCGCACCGGTGAAACCCTTCCCGACGCGGAGCTCGAGGCCCTCAAGGGGCACGACGCCATCCTGCTCGGCGCCATCGGCGACCCGTCCGTGCCGTCGGGCGTGCTGGAGCGGGGACTCCTGCTGAAGCTGCGTTTCGCCTTCGACCACTTCATCAACCTGCGGCCGTCGAAGCTCTTCCCGAACACCGCGACCCCGCTGGCCGGCCGCCCCGAGATCGACTTCGTCGTCGTCCGGGAGGGTACCGAGGGCCCGTACACGGGCAACGGCGGTTCCCTGCGCACGGGCACCGAGCACGAGGTCGCCACCGAGGTCAGCGTCAACACCGCCTACGGCGTCGAGCGTGTCGTGCGCGACGCCTTCGCGCGTGCCGCCGCCCGCCCGCGCAAGAAGCTGACGCTGGTCCACAAGAACAACGTCCTCGTGTACGCGGGCCACCTGTGGAAGAACACCTTCGACAAGGTCGCGGCCGAGTACCCCGAGGTCACCACCGACTACCTGCACGTCGACGCCGCGACGATCTTCTTCGTCACGCAGCCGGAGCGATTCGACGTCATCGTCACCGACAACCTCTTCGGCGACATCCTCACCGACCTCGCCGCGGCCGTGACCGGCGGCATCGGCCTGGCCGCGTCCGGCAACATCAACCCGACGGGTGCCTTCCCCTCCATGTTCGAGCCGGTGCACGGCACCGCGCCCGACATCGCGGGCCAGGGCAAGGCGGACCCGACCGCCACGATCCTGTCCGTCGCCCTCCTGCTGCGCCACCTCGGCTACGAGGCCGAGGCCGTGCGCATCGAGGAGGCGGTCTCCGCCGACCTCGCGGAGCGTGACGGCAAGCAGGCGCGCACCACCGACGAGATCGGCGACGCGCTCGCGGTACGCGTAGCGAGCTGA
- a CDS encoding TetR family transcriptional regulator C-terminal domain-containing protein, producing the protein MPRTPRRRNIAPPREDVLAAVMATVAERGLDGLTMAGLGREVGMSSGHLLYYFRTKDELLLQTWEWSEARLGTERRALLAGPGTARERLDAYIALYVPDGHHDPHWTLWLEVWNRSQGADDDARARQAAIEDAWHRDLTELLADGIARGEFRAVEAGRTATRLRALMDGFSVHVTVGIPGTGREQVLEQLRTYADETLTPPGAGTRATHVMPGF; encoded by the coding sequence GTGCCCCGTACACCGCGCCGCCGCAACATCGCCCCGCCGCGGGAGGACGTCCTCGCCGCCGTCATGGCCACCGTCGCCGAGCGCGGACTCGACGGGCTCACGATGGCGGGGCTCGGCCGCGAGGTCGGGATGAGCAGCGGGCACCTCCTCTACTACTTCCGTACCAAGGACGAGCTGCTGCTGCAGACCTGGGAGTGGAGCGAGGCGCGGCTCGGCACCGAGCGCCGGGCCCTGCTCGCCGGGCCCGGCACCGCACGCGAGCGGCTCGACGCCTACATCGCGCTGTACGTCCCCGACGGTCACCACGACCCGCACTGGACGCTCTGGCTCGAGGTCTGGAACCGCTCGCAAGGGGCCGACGACGACGCCCGTGCCCGGCAGGCCGCCATCGAGGACGCCTGGCACCGCGATCTCACGGAGCTGCTGGCCGACGGCATCGCCCGCGGGGAGTTCCGGGCCGTCGAGGCGGGCCGGACCGCGACCCGGCTGCGGGCCCTGATGGACGGGTTCAGCGTGCACGTCACCGTCGGCATCCCCGGCACCGGGCGGGAGCAGGTGCTGGAGCAGCTGCGTACGTACGCGGACGAGACGCTCACGCCTCCCGGGGCCGGCACCCGTGCGACGCACGTCATGCCCGGATTCTGA
- a CDS encoding LacI family DNA-binding transcriptional regulator has translation MRVTIADVAREAGVSKTTVSRVINFKGEVDGLTAARVREVIAHLGYVPSSGAVGLARGSSRTVGMLVPSLTWPWMGEVLQGVVDTVEAADHGLLLFTCNRGAESVERFTTQVSARAFDGLVVVEPENTLDHLTALHRSGLPIVLIDDRGHHPEFPSVVTTNHEGGASAARHLRAAGRTRPLVVTGPEHFGCVRDRLAGFRSVLPTELVVDGDFTERGGRLAVERLLAQGVEFDSVFAHNDISAAGVLRALRAAGRRVPDDVAVVGFDDIPMAEHTEPPLTTVHQPTRQMGEAAARLLLSRLGGTAVPDGPLVLPTELVVRHSAP, from the coding sequence TTGCGTGTCACCATCGCCGATGTCGCCCGTGAGGCCGGCGTCAGCAAGACGACCGTGTCGCGGGTCATCAACTTCAAGGGCGAAGTGGACGGTCTCACGGCCGCCCGCGTTCGTGAAGTGATCGCACACCTCGGTTATGTGCCCAGCTCGGGCGCCGTCGGGCTGGCCCGCGGCAGCAGCCGCACGGTCGGGATGCTGGTGCCCTCGCTGACCTGGCCGTGGATGGGGGAGGTGCTCCAGGGGGTCGTCGACACCGTCGAGGCCGCGGACCACGGCCTGCTGCTCTTCACCTGCAACCGGGGTGCGGAGTCCGTCGAGCGCTTCACCACCCAGGTGTCGGCGCGCGCCTTCGACGGGCTCGTCGTCGTCGAACCGGAGAACACGCTCGACCACCTCACCGCGCTGCACCGGTCCGGTCTGCCGATCGTCCTGATCGACGACCGGGGCCACCACCCGGAGTTCCCCTCCGTCGTGACCACCAACCACGAGGGAGGCGCGTCCGCCGCCCGCCATCTGCGGGCCGCCGGGCGCACCAGACCCCTGGTCGTCACCGGCCCCGAGCACTTCGGCTGCGTGCGCGACCGGCTCGCGGGCTTCCGTTCGGTCCTGCCCACCGAACTGGTCGTGGACGGGGACTTCACCGAACGCGGGGGCCGTCTCGCCGTCGAGCGACTCCTCGCACAGGGGGTGGAGTTCGACTCCGTGTTCGCCCACAACGACATCAGCGCGGCCGGAGTGCTGCGCGCCCTGAGGGCCGCCGGCCGCCGCGTGCCCGACGACGTCGCCGTGGTCGGCTTCGACGACATCCCGATGGCCGAACACACCGAGCCGCCGCTGACCACCGTGCACCAGCCCACGCGCCAGATGGGCGAGGCGGCCGCCCGCCTGCTGCTCTCCCGTCTCGGCGGAACCGCCGTGCCGGACGGACCCCTCGTGCTGCCCACCGAACTGGTCGTGCGCCACTCGGCGCCCTAA
- a CDS encoding TetR/AcrR family transcriptional regulator produces MTAEVPRGYAKGRAKRREILDQAMALFGEAGYRGASLRVIATRCGISHTGLLHHFPTKEALLLAVLEHRDDVDDEWLSLGGTTGVGRLRRFAELAALNSARRGIVELFSVVSAEATAADHPAHKYFVRRYENSVAGARLAYEQARLEGALRAGVVPDAAGPQLIALMDGLQVQWLLSDCTTDMAGVLRAHIEAQLTVGL; encoded by the coding sequence GTGACGGCCGAAGTGCCCCGTGGCTACGCGAAGGGCCGCGCCAAGCGGCGGGAGATCCTCGACCAGGCCATGGCCCTGTTCGGTGAGGCGGGCTACCGGGGCGCCTCGCTCAGGGTGATCGCGACCCGGTGCGGCATCTCCCACACCGGCCTGCTGCACCACTTCCCGACCAAGGAGGCGCTCCTGCTCGCGGTGCTCGAACACCGCGACGACGTGGACGACGAGTGGCTCTCCCTCGGCGGCACCACGGGCGTCGGACGGCTGAGACGGTTCGCCGAGCTGGCCGCGCTGAACTCCGCGCGGCGGGGGATCGTCGAACTTTTCTCGGTGGTCTCCGCCGAGGCGACGGCCGCCGACCACCCCGCCCACAAATACTTCGTGCGCCGCTACGAGAACTCGGTGGCGGGCGCCCGGCTCGCCTACGAACAGGCGCGCCTGGAGGGCGCGCTGCGGGCCGGCGTCGTTCCCGACGCCGCCGGCCCGCAGCTGATCGCCCTCATGGACGGGCTCCAGGTGCAGTGGCTGCTCAGCGACTGCACCACGGACATGGCCGGAGTCCTGCGCGCGCACATCGAGGCCCAGCTCACGGTCGGTCTCTGA
- a CDS encoding ABC transporter substrate-binding protein: MSVRRRHTLRALSVATAVVALAAGCSSANSGANKGGGAGAAGVLTLGKPDGPQTNNSNPFLATSAGATLGYRFMIYEPLAMTNQIRPTDKADPWLATAWDWESNFTKLTFTLDKRAKWADGKPLTAADVAFTFELLKKHPALNGNGIPYDGITVEGEKVVLTFKESQFVNQNKIITTYVVPKHIWEKVENPETWPNRTPVGSGPYKLKTFTPQTTTLTATPTYWKGETKVKELRYTAYNDNSAATTALASGKLEWSFVFMPNYKQLYIAKDAKNHKLWFPSGLGIHGLWFNTARKPFDNPALRKAMAMVVDRKAIHVQAQATLYPEISNPTGIPLPAGAPFLAPEYKNATTKPDVDGAKALLMDAGFKLSGGVLKDPSGKPVELTFTDPAGWNDYITGLSIIKDNIKQIGIAAKVKTQTAEAWGTDVATGNFDATLHWTNSGATPYDMYQNIMDGAILQPVGKTSQLGNFGRFKSPEATAALKEYANATDDAARTKAMNTLQKIMVEQAPVIPTAAAPIGAEYSTKNWVGWPTEQDPYAAPQHTQPDALEVVLNLEPAK; the protein is encoded by the coding sequence ATGTCCGTACGTCGCCGTCACACTCTGAGAGCGCTCTCAGTCGCCACTGCCGTGGTCGCGCTCGCCGCCGGCTGCTCGTCCGCCAACTCGGGCGCCAACAAGGGGGGAGGCGCGGGCGCCGCAGGCGTGCTGACCCTCGGCAAGCCGGACGGGCCGCAGACGAACAACAGCAACCCGTTCCTCGCGACCTCGGCGGGCGCCACGCTCGGCTACCGCTTCATGATCTACGAGCCGCTGGCGATGACGAACCAGATCCGCCCCACCGACAAGGCGGACCCGTGGCTGGCCACCGCCTGGGACTGGGAGTCCAACTTCACCAAGCTCACCTTCACGCTCGACAAGCGGGCCAAGTGGGCCGACGGCAAGCCGCTGACCGCGGCGGACGTCGCCTTCACCTTCGAACTGCTCAAGAAGCACCCGGCGCTCAACGGCAACGGCATCCCGTACGACGGCATCACGGTCGAGGGCGAGAAGGTCGTCCTGACCTTCAAGGAGTCGCAGTTCGTCAACCAGAACAAGATCATCACGACCTACGTCGTGCCCAAGCACATCTGGGAGAAGGTCGAGAACCCGGAGACCTGGCCCAACCGCACCCCGGTCGGCTCCGGTCCGTACAAGCTGAAGACCTTCACCCCGCAGACGACCACCCTGACCGCCACGCCCACCTACTGGAAGGGCGAGACCAAGGTCAAGGAGCTGCGCTACACCGCGTACAACGACAACAGCGCGGCGACCACGGCCCTGGCGAGCGGGAAGCTCGAGTGGTCGTTCGTCTTCATGCCGAACTACAAGCAGCTGTACATCGCCAAGGACGCCAAGAACCACAAGCTGTGGTTCCCCTCCGGCCTCGGCATCCACGGCCTCTGGTTCAACACCGCCCGCAAGCCGTTCGACAACCCGGCCCTGCGCAAGGCGATGGCCATGGTCGTCGACCGCAAGGCGATCCACGTGCAGGCCCAGGCCACGCTCTACCCGGAGATCAGCAACCCGACCGGCATCCCGCTGCCCGCCGGTGCGCCCTTCCTCGCGCCGGAGTACAAGAACGCCACCACGAAGCCCGATGTGGACGGCGCCAAGGCCCTCCTCATGGACGCCGGGTTCAAGCTCAGCGGCGGCGTCCTCAAGGACCCCAGCGGCAAGCCGGTCGAGCTGACCTTCACCGACCCGGCCGGCTGGAACGACTACATCACCGGACTGTCCATCATCAAGGACAACATCAAGCAGATCGGCATCGCGGCCAAGGTCAAGACGCAGACCGCCGAGGCCTGGGGCACCGACGTGGCCACCGGCAACTTCGACGCCACCCTGCACTGGACCAACAGCGGCGCCACGCCCTACGACATGTACCAGAACATCATGGACGGGGCGATCCTCCAGCCGGTCGGCAAGACCTCCCAGCTCGGCAACTTCGGCCGCTTCAAGAGCCCCGAGGCCACCGCCGCGCTCAAGGAGTACGCCAACGCCACCGACGACGCCGCACGCACCAAGGCGATGAACACGCTTCAGAAGATCATGGTCGAGCAGGCGCCGGTCATCCCGACGGCCGCGGCCCCGATCGGTGCCGAGTACTCCACGAAGAACTGGGTGGGCTGGCCCACCGAGCAGGACCCGTACGCAGCCCCGCAGCACACCCAGCCCGACGCGCTGGAAGTCGTGCTGAACCTCGAGCCCGCCAAGTAA